From the genome of Cynocephalus volans isolate mCynVol1 chromosome 14, mCynVol1.pri, whole genome shotgun sequence, one region includes:
- the C1GALT1C1L gene encoding LOW QUALITY PROTEIN: C1GALT1-specific chaperone 1-like protein (The sequence of the model RefSeq protein was modified relative to this genomic sequence to represent the inferred CDS: inserted 6 bases in 5 codons; substituted 4 bases at 4 genomic stop codons) yields the protein MGSASRASFLKGMVHGSVSXVLINIPSTITVAHLTGNISQVTRVEPSKSIRVFCVTSGECEDEVXERNDRWRQMGRAYXXVFETHGDHCSRFFFALPTTFAVTETLKCLCXTSDASQPFYLGHTVLSGDVEYVTVEGRNCLKCSXMKRHNGLLXNSKKCAEQSVNWKLKKXSALAVCLKYVGVLEENAEDYKGRDVFNTXPIVHLIRVAMSNNPQRVVEGCCPDTAATSNGLTPPERKVTHWFSCHHMVQKMTEGWGRVELCCPRALEMWLVQN from the exons ATGGGTTCAGCTAGTAGGGCGTCATTTTTAAAGGGTATGGTGCATGGGAGCGTTTcctgagttttgataaatatccCGAGCACCATTACCGTCGCCCACCTAACAGGAAACATTTCACAAGTGACGCGCGTGGAGCCCAGTAAAAGTATCCGTGTGTTCTGTGTCACCTCTGGAGAATGCGAGGATGAGG GAGAAAGAAATGACAGGTGGAGACAGATGGGGAGAGCTTACTAATAAGTCTTTGAAACGCACGGTGACCACTGCAGTCGGTTCTTTTTTGCACTTCCCACTACATTTGCTGTCACTGAAACTTTAAAGTGCCTTT GTACAAGCGACGCATCCCAACCTTTCTACCTGGGCCACACTGTTCTGTCTGGAGACGTCGAATACGTGACTGTGGAAGGAAGAAATTGTCTGAAGTGTA CGATGAAAAGACATAACGGACTTCTCTGAAACTCGAAAAAATGTGCAGAGCAAAGTGTGAATTGGAAGTTAAAGAA ATCAGCGCTGGCAGTCTGCCTGAAATACGTAGGAGTTCTTGAAGAAAATGCAGAGGATTACAAGGGAAGAGATGTATTTAATA GACCAATTGTTCATCTTATTCGAGTGGCAATGTCTAATAACCCTCAGCGAGTGGTAGAAGGCTGCTGTCCAGATACGGCTGCTACTTCTAATGGACTGACTCCCCCAGAGAGGAAAGTGACACACTGGTTTTCTTGTCACCACATGGTTCAGAAAATGACTGAGGGCTGGGGAAGAGTAGAACTGTGCTGTCCaagagcacttgaaatgtggctagtacaaAATTAA